In Vanessa cardui chromosome 6, ilVanCard2.1, whole genome shotgun sequence, the following proteins share a genomic window:
- the LOC124530404 gene encoding zinc finger and BTB domain-containing protein 17-like isoform X1, with protein sequence MTSTDTYQLKWHSHSSHLNGSVAALLRSERFTDVVLCTMDGSQIPAHKFILSSCSVYLSTLFEGQRSVTRMGGMLYVVLPSEISTKALKILVEYMYKGETTVSNEVLDTVLKAGEVLKIRGLWRQTDEPGGDTPAEKTSTQTVNKQTKKPDEQPKITVKKDDKLLKSFNPVQPQGVTRPMFIGPPKLVFIKTADGGTQAALRPGAPKGQTILVAPAPTTEMTTATVTTPTVTTTATVSNTTEDSSDETPPPRILRRHAAERKYGKRQKTENAEKEAKEAEEQDNASVSSKKSNQSLSEMNTEVHVKDEPEWDASSIEEEERSIAEMFQAEMSVKSEPIDDMDIEEESLLYSPLACELCAEVFTVPAAWVRHVQNHARDHHHHPRRRKNRSASDDTEETMALLRCDLCQKHFPNPAEWVRHIQSTHTETELAISNNSAPPKRHNRFTEGAQNKTCSFCKKTFPSHASMLIHMRTHTGERPFVCGLCNKGFNVKSNLLRHLRTLHDQVISPARLDDDECAPDDDAPGTSEPKRES encoded by the exons ATGACATCGACGGATACGTATCAATTAAAATGGCACTCGCACAGTTCGCATTTAAACGGTTCTGTAGCCGCGTTGCTACGTTCGGAGCGATTTACAGATGTGGTGCTCTGTACAATGGACGGTTCACAAATTCCTGCACACAAGTTTATATTGAGCTCATGCAGTGTGTACTTGAGCACTTTGTTCGAAGGACAACGATCTGTAACACGCATGGGCGGAATGTTATATGTTGTTTTGCCTTCAGAGATATCAACAAAAGCGCTAAAGATTCTAGTGGAATATATGTACAAAG GAGAAACAACTGTATCTAATGAAGTTTTAGATACAGTATTGAAAGCTGGGGAGGTTCTAAAAATTAGAGGTCTCTGGAGACAGACTGATGAGCCTGGTGGTGACACACCAGCTGAAAAAACAAGCACTCAAACtgttaacaaacaaacaaagaaacCAGATGAACAGCCAAAGATTACCGTTAAGAAAGATGACAAACTCCTTAAATCATTCAACCCGGTTCAACCTCAAGGTGTCACAag ACCAATGTTCATCGGTCCACCGAAGCTTGTCTTTATCAAGACAGCGGATGGCGGGACGCAAGCGGCGCTCCGTCCAGGGGCACCGAAGGGCCAAACTATTCTGGTCGCACCCGCACCCACCACAGAAATGACCACCGCTACCGTCACCACGCCGACGGTGACGACAACGGCAACCGTTTCCAATACAACAGAGGACTCGTCGGATGAGACGCCGCCTCCGCGTATATTGAGACGTCATGCGGCCGAACGCAAGTACGGAAAGAGGCAGAAGACTGAAAATGCTGAGAAAGAGGCGAAAGAGGCCGAGGAACAAGACAATGCGTCTGTTAGTTCAA aaaAATCGAACCAAAGCCTTTCAGAGATGAACACCGAAGTGCACGTCAAAGATGAACCCGAGTGGGACGCCAGCAGCATCGAAGAGGAGGAGCGGTCCATTGCGGAGATGTTCCAGGCGGAGATGAGCGTCAAGTCGGAACCCATCGACGACATGGACATTGAGGAAGAGAGTTTG ctGTACAGTCCGCTGGCGTGCGAGCTGTGCGCGGAGGTGTTCACGGTTCCGGCGGCGTGGGTGCGCCACGTGCAGAACCACGCGCGCGACCACCACCACCACCCGCGCCGCCGCAAGAACCGCTCGGCG AGTGACGACACCGAGGAGACAATGGCATTGCTCAGATGTGATCTGTGCCAGAAACATTTCCCAAACCCAGCGGAATGGGTCCGACACATCCAAAGCACACACACAGAAACAG AATTGGCCATATCAAACAACAGTGCCCCACCAAAACGTCACAATCGTTTCACAGAGGGCGCGCAAAACAAAACTTGCTCGTTCTGCAAGAAGACATTCCCGTCGCACGCCTCTATGCTCATACATATGCGTACCCACACAG gtGAGCGTCCATTCGTGTGCGGGCTCTGCAACAAGGGCTTCAACGTGAAATCGAACCTGCTGCGGCATTTGCGCACGCTGCACGACCAGGTCATAAGCCCCGCGCGCCTCGACGACGACGAGTGCGCGCCGGACGACGACGCGCCCGGCACCAGCGAGCCCAAGCGCGAGTCTTGA
- the LOC124530404 gene encoding Krueppel homolog 1-like isoform X2 gives MTSTDTYQLKWHSHSSHLNGSVAALLRSERFTDVVLCTMDGSQIPAHKFILSSCSVYLSTLFEGQRSVTRMGGMLYVVLPSEISTKALKILVEYMYKGETTVSNEVLDTVLKAGEVLKIRGLWRQTDEPGGDTPAEKTSTQTVNKQTKKPDEQPKITVKKDDKLLKSFNPVQPQGVTRPMFIGPPKLVFIKTADGGTQAALRPGAPKGQTILVAPAPTTEMTTATVTTPTVTTTATVSNTTEDSSDETPPPRILRRHAAERKYGKRQKTENAEKEAKEAEEQDNASVSSKKSNQSLSEMNTEVHVKDEPEWDASSIEEEERSIAEMFQAEMSVKSEPIDDMDIEEESLLYSPLACELCAEVFTVPAAWVRHVQNHARDHHHHPRRRKNRSASDDTEETMALLRCDLCQKHFPNPAEWVRHIQSTHTETEGAQNKTCSFCKKTFPSHASMLIHMRTHTGERPFVCGLCNKGFNVKSNLLRHLRTLHDQVISPARLDDDECAPDDDAPGTSEPKRES, from the exons ATGACATCGACGGATACGTATCAATTAAAATGGCACTCGCACAGTTCGCATTTAAACGGTTCTGTAGCCGCGTTGCTACGTTCGGAGCGATTTACAGATGTGGTGCTCTGTACAATGGACGGTTCACAAATTCCTGCACACAAGTTTATATTGAGCTCATGCAGTGTGTACTTGAGCACTTTGTTCGAAGGACAACGATCTGTAACACGCATGGGCGGAATGTTATATGTTGTTTTGCCTTCAGAGATATCAACAAAAGCGCTAAAGATTCTAGTGGAATATATGTACAAAG GAGAAACAACTGTATCTAATGAAGTTTTAGATACAGTATTGAAAGCTGGGGAGGTTCTAAAAATTAGAGGTCTCTGGAGACAGACTGATGAGCCTGGTGGTGACACACCAGCTGAAAAAACAAGCACTCAAACtgttaacaaacaaacaaagaaacCAGATGAACAGCCAAAGATTACCGTTAAGAAAGATGACAAACTCCTTAAATCATTCAACCCGGTTCAACCTCAAGGTGTCACAag ACCAATGTTCATCGGTCCACCGAAGCTTGTCTTTATCAAGACAGCGGATGGCGGGACGCAAGCGGCGCTCCGTCCAGGGGCACCGAAGGGCCAAACTATTCTGGTCGCACCCGCACCCACCACAGAAATGACCACCGCTACCGTCACCACGCCGACGGTGACGACAACGGCAACCGTTTCCAATACAACAGAGGACTCGTCGGATGAGACGCCGCCTCCGCGTATATTGAGACGTCATGCGGCCGAACGCAAGTACGGAAAGAGGCAGAAGACTGAAAATGCTGAGAAAGAGGCGAAAGAGGCCGAGGAACAAGACAATGCGTCTGTTAGTTCAA aaaAATCGAACCAAAGCCTTTCAGAGATGAACACCGAAGTGCACGTCAAAGATGAACCCGAGTGGGACGCCAGCAGCATCGAAGAGGAGGAGCGGTCCATTGCGGAGATGTTCCAGGCGGAGATGAGCGTCAAGTCGGAACCCATCGACGACATGGACATTGAGGAAGAGAGTTTG ctGTACAGTCCGCTGGCGTGCGAGCTGTGCGCGGAGGTGTTCACGGTTCCGGCGGCGTGGGTGCGCCACGTGCAGAACCACGCGCGCGACCACCACCACCACCCGCGCCGCCGCAAGAACCGCTCGGCG AGTGACGACACCGAGGAGACAATGGCATTGCTCAGATGTGATCTGTGCCAGAAACATTTCCCAAACCCAGCGGAATGGGTCCGACACATCCAAAGCACACACACAGAAACAG AGGGCGCGCAAAACAAAACTTGCTCGTTCTGCAAGAAGACATTCCCGTCGCACGCCTCTATGCTCATACATATGCGTACCCACACAG gtGAGCGTCCATTCGTGTGCGGGCTCTGCAACAAGGGCTTCAACGTGAAATCGAACCTGCTGCGGCATTTGCGCACGCTGCACGACCAGGTCATAAGCCCCGCGCGCCTCGACGACGACGAGTGCGCGCCGGACGACGACGCGCCCGGCACCAGCGAGCCCAAGCGCGAGTCTTGA